A genomic window from Blastococcus saxobsidens DD2 includes:
- a CDS encoding acyl-CoA dehydrogenase family protein — protein MGTDSGLYALTEEHEAIRAAVRDIAEREIAPFAAEVDDESRYPVEAQKALTAAGFHATHIPEQYGGEGADAIATCIVIEEVARVDVSASLIPAVNKLGSMPIILSGSEDVKQQVLPSIAAGDAMISYGLSEREAGSDAAAMKTRARLDGDSWVLNGTKAWITNSGVSEWYTVMAVTDPEKGAGGISAFAVHRDDPGFAVGPKERKMGIKGSPTCELYFTDCTIPAGRIIGAPGTGFTTALRTLDFTRPTIGAQAVGIAQGALDASVAYVKERKQFGRAIGEFQGVQFMLADMEMRIQAARHLVYVAAAAGEQGRPDVTRVSASAKAFASDVAMQVTTDAVQLFGGAGYTQDFPVERMMRDAKITQIYEGTNQVQRMVIARSLLR, from the coding sequence GTGGGTACCGACAGCGGGCTGTACGCGTTGACCGAGGAGCACGAGGCGATCCGGGCTGCGGTCCGCGACATCGCCGAGCGGGAGATCGCGCCCTTCGCCGCGGAGGTGGACGACGAGTCGCGCTACCCGGTGGAGGCGCAGAAGGCGCTGACCGCGGCCGGCTTCCATGCCACCCACATCCCGGAGCAGTACGGCGGCGAGGGCGCCGACGCGATCGCCACCTGCATCGTCATCGAGGAGGTCGCGCGGGTCGACGTGAGCGCGTCCCTGATCCCCGCGGTCAACAAGCTCGGGTCGATGCCGATCATCCTGTCCGGGTCGGAGGACGTGAAGCAGCAGGTGCTGCCGTCGATCGCCGCCGGCGACGCGATGATCAGCTACGGCCTCTCCGAGCGCGAGGCCGGCTCCGACGCCGCCGCGATGAAGACGCGGGCCCGTCTCGACGGCGACAGCTGGGTGCTCAACGGCACCAAGGCCTGGATCACCAACTCGGGCGTTTCCGAGTGGTACACGGTCATGGCCGTCACCGACCCGGAGAAGGGCGCAGGCGGGATCTCCGCGTTCGCCGTCCACCGGGACGACCCGGGCTTCGCCGTGGGACCCAAGGAGCGGAAGATGGGCATCAAGGGCTCGCCCACCTGCGAGCTCTACTTCACCGACTGCACCATCCCGGCCGGCCGGATCATCGGTGCGCCCGGCACCGGCTTCACGACCGCGCTGCGCACCTTGGACTTCACCCGGCCGACCATCGGTGCGCAGGCCGTGGGCATCGCCCAGGGCGCGCTGGACGCGTCGGTGGCCTACGTCAAGGAGCGCAAGCAGTTCGGCAGGGCCATCGGGGAGTTCCAGGGTGTCCAGTTCATGCTGGCCGACATGGAGATGAGGATCCAGGCCGCGCGCCACCTGGTCTACGTCGCCGCCGCGGCGGGGGAGCAGGGCCGCCCCGACGTCACCCGCGTGTCCGCCTCGGCGAAGGCCTTCGCCTCCGACGTCGCCATGCAGGTGACCACTGACGCCGTCCAGCTCTTCGGCGGCGCCGGCTACACGCAGGACTTCCCGGTCGAGCGCATGATGCGCGACGCCAAGATCACCCAGATCTACGAGGGCACCAACCAGGTGCAGCGGATGGTGATCGCGCGCAGCCTGCTGCGCTGA
- a CDS encoding TIGR03089 family protein, with protein MATPATPADLLAQALRRSPATPLLTYYDDASGERVELSATTLANWVAKTANLLQEEFDLGPGGRAALALPVHWQTAAVLLAVWSCGATVLDTATEDGERLADVDVVLAAQDRLPPLEEQGIEELLGLSLHPLGMGMTGYAGDARDFALEVRVHGDTFVPWSPPRPADPGLTLGGLALSLGGLAEAAGELARRLAIADGDRLLIDAQVAAEAGPVAWLLAPLAAGASVVLVRSADRSRLPHLAATERVTAALGHRIEGIRELGREA; from the coding sequence ATGGCCACCCCCGCCACTCCGGCCGATCTCCTGGCACAGGCCCTGCGCCGCTCACCCGCCACGCCGCTGCTGACGTACTACGACGACGCGAGCGGGGAGCGCGTGGAGCTCTCGGCCACCACGCTGGCCAACTGGGTGGCCAAGACGGCGAACCTGCTCCAGGAGGAGTTCGACCTCGGCCCCGGCGGCCGCGCGGCGCTGGCCCTGCCCGTGCACTGGCAGACCGCCGCGGTCCTGCTCGCGGTGTGGAGCTGCGGGGCCACGGTGCTCGACACGGCGACCGAGGACGGCGAGCGGCTCGCCGACGTGGACGTGGTGCTGGCCGCGCAGGACCGCCTTCCCCCGCTCGAGGAACAGGGGATCGAGGAACTGCTGGGCCTGTCGCTGCACCCGCTCGGCATGGGGATGACCGGCTATGCGGGCGACGCCCGCGACTTCGCCCTCGAAGTCCGGGTGCACGGCGACACGTTCGTCCCGTGGTCACCGCCCCGGCCGGCCGATCCGGGGCTGACCCTGGGTGGGCTGGCGCTGTCCCTGGGCGGGCTGGCCGAGGCGGCCGGTGAGCTGGCACGGCGCCTGGCCATCGCCGATGGCGACCGGCTGCTGATCGACGCGCAGGTGGCCGCCGAGGCCGGGCCGGTCGCCTGGCTGCTGGCCCCGCTGGCGGCAGGAGCGTCGGTGGTCCTCGTGCGTTCGGCCGACCGGTCCCGGCTTCCGCACCTGGCCGCGACCGAGCGGGTCACGGCTGCCCTCGGGCACCGGATCGAGGGCATCCGTGAGCTGGGTCGGGAAGCCTGA
- a CDS encoding LCP family protein yields MNRLAATTRGVAALLAVALLATSGWGWYLGRVADASVSRTNAIPTSGNEGTGRAGEALNLLLVGNDSRASATEEQLDALNTEASKGINTDTMILAHVPADGSGASFVSFPRDSYVQIPGYGWDKLNAAYAYGYTREAPDDATDKQKQAAGAQLLIRTISQLTGLQIDHYAEVDLLGFFNLSSVVGGVEVNLCEPAQDSFSGVDLDAGVQTISGEQALAFVRQRHGLPRGDFDRIVRQQTFIGGMIRKMLSDNVLLDLGKQRELVGAAADSLTVDQSLDLFELAGQMQSATAGNVEFQTVPNVGTDQEDGKSIVRLEDEDTLHDFFAQLSAAPEEEDAPSSEAPATVDPSTVEVDVYNGSGISGLAGKAADALTAGGFAVGATGNASSMDHEQTEVRHAAGDEALAQTVAAAIPGAVVKESDDAATGTVQLVLGSDFNGVGQAVTPAPAATATETEDPRTAADTTCIN; encoded by the coding sequence ATGAACCGGCTCGCCGCCACCACCCGCGGCGTGGCCGCACTGCTCGCTGTGGCCCTGCTGGCGACGAGCGGCTGGGGCTGGTACCTGGGGCGGGTCGCCGACGCGAGCGTCAGCCGCACCAACGCCATCCCGACCAGCGGCAACGAGGGAACCGGCCGCGCGGGCGAGGCCCTGAACCTGCTCCTGGTGGGCAACGACAGCCGGGCCAGCGCGACGGAAGAGCAGCTCGACGCGCTGAACACCGAGGCGAGCAAGGGCATCAACACCGACACGATGATCCTCGCGCACGTGCCGGCGGACGGTTCCGGCGCATCGTTCGTCTCCTTCCCCCGTGACTCGTACGTGCAGATCCCCGGCTACGGGTGGGACAAGCTGAACGCCGCCTACGCCTACGGCTACACCCGGGAAGCTCCCGACGACGCGACCGACAAGCAGAAGCAGGCCGCCGGCGCGCAGCTGCTCATCCGGACGATCAGCCAGCTCACCGGCCTGCAGATCGATCACTACGCCGAGGTCGATCTCCTGGGCTTCTTCAACCTGTCCAGTGTCGTGGGCGGTGTCGAGGTCAACCTCTGCGAACCCGCCCAGGACAGCTTCTCGGGCGTCGACCTGGACGCGGGCGTGCAGACGATCAGCGGCGAGCAGGCGCTCGCCTTCGTCCGCCAGCGGCACGGCCTGCCCCGCGGCGACTTCGACCGGATCGTCCGCCAGCAGACCTTCATCGGCGGGATGATCCGCAAGATGCTCTCCGACAACGTCCTGCTCGACCTGGGCAAGCAGCGGGAGCTCGTCGGTGCGGCCGCCGACTCGCTGACCGTCGACCAGTCCCTGGACCTCTTCGAGCTGGCCGGGCAGATGCAGTCCGCCACCGCCGGCAACGTCGAGTTCCAAACCGTGCCGAATGTCGGGACGGACCAGGAGGACGGCAAGTCGATCGTCCGGCTGGAGGACGAGGACACGCTGCACGATTTCTTCGCCCAGCTCTCCGCCGCGCCCGAGGAGGAGGACGCGCCCTCGTCCGAGGCCCCGGCCACCGTCGACCCGTCCACCGTGGAGGTCGACGTCTACAACGGCTCGGGCATCTCCGGGCTGGCCGGGAAGGCGGCCGACGCGCTCACGGCCGGCGGCTTCGCCGTGGGAGCCACCGGCAACGCCTCCTCGATGGACCACGAGCAGACGGAGGTCCGTCATGCCGCCGGCGACGAGGCTCTCGCGCAGACCGTGGCCGCCGCCATCCCCGGCGCGGTCGTCAAGGAGAGCGACGACGCCGCCACCGGTACCGTCCAGCTGGTGCTGGGCAGCGACTTCAACGGCGTCGGTCAGGCGGTGACCCCGGCCCCGGCCGCGACCGCGACCGAGACCGAGGACCCCCGCACGGCGGCGGACACCACCTGCATCAACTGA
- a CDS encoding glycosyltransferase family 2 protein, with protein sequence MPVTGNDQQQNVTAPFRFVDIVTEPQDIELTVVLPCLDEAETLETCVRKARSCMDELGVRGEVVVADNGSTDGSQAIAEAAGARVVPVARRGYGAAIRGGIDAARGRYVLMADADDSYALDDLGPFLSELRAGAQLVMGNRFQGGIAPGAMPPLHRYLGNPVLSWAGRRFFRVPIGDFHCGIRAFHRDSIRALGMQTDGMEFASETVVRSALAGLRITEVPTTLRPDGRSRPPHLRTWSDGWRHLRFLLAFSPRWLFLYPAVVALTVGLAGLAALSLGTVTIGAVSFGIHTMLACATLVILGLQVGGLALVSRAYAARLALLPPSPRLEKWIERVTLERGLVLGLTSVLLGVGAFVTALLRWGAQGFGELDPVATMRLPIVGMVLVVGGTQVAAAAFAVSLTGLGRHPDATTESGAIEPAGAEASGGTARRAP encoded by the coding sequence ATGCCCGTCACCGGCAACGACCAGCAGCAGAACGTGACGGCCCCGTTCCGGTTCGTGGACATCGTCACCGAACCGCAGGACATCGAGCTGACGGTCGTGCTGCCCTGCCTCGACGAGGCCGAGACCCTGGAGACCTGTGTCCGCAAGGCCCGGTCCTGCATGGACGAGCTGGGGGTGCGCGGCGAGGTCGTCGTCGCCGACAACGGCTCGACCGACGGCTCGCAGGCGATCGCCGAGGCGGCCGGTGCCCGGGTGGTGCCGGTCGCCCGGCGGGGCTACGGCGCGGCCATCCGCGGTGGGATCGATGCAGCACGGGGCCGCTACGTGCTCATGGCCGATGCGGACGACAGCTACGCGCTCGACGACCTGGGACCGTTCCTCAGCGAGCTGCGGGCCGGTGCGCAGCTGGTCATGGGCAACCGTTTCCAGGGCGGCATCGCACCCGGCGCCATGCCGCCGCTGCACCGATACCTGGGCAACCCGGTCCTCTCCTGGGCCGGCCGCCGGTTCTTCCGCGTGCCGATCGGCGACTTCCACTGCGGCATACGGGCCTTCCACCGGGACAGCATCCGAGCGCTCGGCATGCAGACCGACGGGATGGAGTTCGCCAGCGAGACCGTGGTCCGGAGTGCCCTGGCCGGTCTCCGGATCACGGAGGTCCCGACCACGCTCCGCCCCGACGGCCGGAGCCGGCCGCCGCACCTGCGGACGTGGTCCGACGGGTGGCGGCACCTGCGGTTCCTGCTGGCCTTCAGTCCGCGGTGGCTCTTCCTCTATCCGGCTGTGGTGGCGCTCACCGTGGGCCTGGCGGGGCTCGCCGCGCTCTCCCTGGGCACGGTGACCATCGGTGCCGTGTCGTTCGGCATCCACACGATGCTGGCGTGCGCGACCCTGGTCATCCTCGGCCTGCAGGTCGGCGGACTTGCGCTCGTCTCCCGCGCGTACGCCGCCCGCCTGGCGCTCCTGCCGCCCAGCCCCCGGCTGGAGAAGTGGATCGAGCGGGTGACCCTCGAGCGGGGGTTGGTCCTCGGGTTGACCTCCGTGCTGCTCGGTGTGGGCGCCTTCGTGACGGCACTGCTGAGGTGGGGCGCGCAGGGCTTCGGCGAACTCGACCCGGTGGCCACCATGCGGCTACCGATCGTGGGAATGGTCCTCGTGGTGGGCGGGACGCAGGTCGCCGCCGCCGCCTTCGCCGTCAGCCTGACCGGTCTGGGACGCCACCCCGACGCGACCACCGAGTCCGGGGCCATCGAACCCGCGGGCGCCGAGGCATCAGGGGGGACGGCTCGTCGGGCACCCTAG
- the purE gene encoding 5-(carboxyamino)imidazole ribonucleotide mutase, with product MTSPNQPVVGIVMGSDSDWPTMQPAAGALAEFGIGYEAHVLSAHRTPRRMLDYAEGAAGRGLRVIIAGAGGAAHLPGMVAAATPLPVIGVPRPLDRLDGLDSLLSIVQMPAGVPVATVGIGGGRNAGLLAVRILAAGDADLLRRVERFQAELADSVVARDLTLQERLATDQ from the coding sequence ATGACCAGCCCGAACCAGCCGGTGGTCGGCATCGTGATGGGCAGCGACTCCGACTGGCCGACGATGCAGCCGGCCGCCGGGGCGCTGGCGGAGTTCGGCATCGGCTACGAGGCGCACGTCCTCTCCGCCCACCGCACCCCGCGCCGCATGCTCGACTACGCCGAGGGCGCGGCCGGGCGGGGTCTCCGCGTGATCATCGCCGGGGCCGGGGGCGCGGCCCACCTGCCCGGCATGGTCGCCGCGGCCACCCCGCTCCCGGTCATCGGTGTGCCGCGGCCGCTGGACCGGCTCGACGGCCTGGACAGCCTGCTGTCGATCGTGCAGATGCCGGCCGGCGTGCCGGTGGCGACGGTCGGTATCGGCGGCGGGCGCAACGCCGGCCTGCTGGCCGTGCGGATCCTGGCCGCGGGCGATGCGGACCTGCTGCGCCGGGTGGAGCGGTTCCAGGCCGAGCTCGCCGACAGCGTCGTGGCCCGCGACCTCACCCTCCAGGAACGCCTCGCTACCGACCAGTAG
- a CDS encoding GtrA family protein, with translation MPPATGSSARRLSWGLLARELSAFGVVGAICFAIDVLLFQVLYAHAGLGAVTAKLLATLASMSVAFVGHRFWSFSHRARTGLQRESVRFAVINGAALLLGLAVVGFVRYPLQQESALVLQLANIGSIALGTVIRYVGYRQWVFPAHPAAPEADVTTRMR, from the coding sequence GTGCCCCCTGCTACCGGATCGTCCGCCCGGCGCCTGTCCTGGGGCCTGCTGGCCAGGGAACTGAGCGCGTTCGGGGTCGTCGGGGCGATCTGCTTCGCGATCGACGTCCTGCTGTTCCAGGTCCTGTACGCGCATGCAGGGCTCGGGGCGGTCACGGCCAAGCTCCTGGCCACGCTCGCCTCCATGTCGGTCGCGTTCGTCGGCCACCGCTTCTGGTCGTTCTCGCACCGAGCCCGGACCGGGCTGCAGCGCGAGTCCGTGCGCTTCGCCGTCATCAACGGCGCGGCTCTGCTCCTGGGCCTGGCCGTCGTGGGCTTCGTCCGCTACCCGCTCCAGCAGGAGAGCGCCCTGGTGCTCCAACTGGCCAACATCGGTTCCATCGCCCTCGGCACCGTGATCCGATACGTCGGCTACCGGCAGTGGGTGTTCCCCGCTCATCCTGCCGCGCCCGAGGCCGATGTCACCACGCGGATGCGCTGA
- a CDS encoding 5-(carboxyamino)imidazole ribonucleotide synthase, with protein sequence MASPVDRRTGLPVVAMVGGGQLSRMTHQAAIALGQSLRVLATDPEESAAQIAADVVLGDHRRLADLRRVVDGATVLTFDHEHVPTEHLRALEEEGHRVAPGPDALVHAQDKLVLRRALADAGEPQPAWAEVVTATDVASFAATQGWPLVLKTPRGGYDGKGVFVVADESVAAELIERHGVLLAEQRVPMVRELSAQVARSPFGQVAVWPVVETIQRNGVCAEVLAPAPALPDEVATAAQELAVRIADRLGVVGMLAVELFQTPDGVLVNELAMRPHNSGHWTIEGARTSQFEQHLRAVLDYPLGSTAMTAPVVVMANVLGGAAAEEGWAGPSLDERLHHLMAHWPDVKLHWYGKDQRRGRKLGHVTALGEDLDGVRARAAAAARYLADGVVDPAFAFDDEH encoded by the coding sequence ATGGCCTCACCCGTTGACCGGCGCACCGGTCTCCCGGTCGTCGCGATGGTCGGCGGCGGACAGCTGTCCCGCATGACCCACCAGGCGGCGATCGCCCTGGGCCAGTCGCTGAGAGTCCTGGCCACGGATCCGGAGGAGTCCGCCGCCCAGATCGCGGCCGACGTCGTCCTGGGGGACCACCGCCGGCTGGCCGACCTACGGCGGGTCGTGGACGGCGCCACCGTGCTGACGTTCGACCACGAGCACGTGCCGACCGAGCATCTGCGGGCCCTCGAGGAGGAGGGGCACCGGGTCGCCCCCGGGCCGGACGCGCTGGTGCACGCGCAGGACAAGCTCGTGCTCCGCCGTGCGCTGGCCGACGCCGGTGAGCCGCAGCCGGCATGGGCGGAGGTGGTCACGGCCACCGACGTCGCCTCGTTCGCCGCCACCCAGGGCTGGCCGCTGGTGCTGAAGACCCCACGGGGCGGCTACGACGGCAAGGGGGTTTTCGTGGTCGCCGACGAGAGCGTCGCCGCCGAGCTGATCGAACGGCACGGCGTCCTGCTCGCCGAGCAGCGGGTACCCATGGTCCGGGAGCTGTCCGCCCAGGTCGCCCGCTCTCCGTTCGGCCAGGTGGCGGTGTGGCCGGTGGTCGAGACGATCCAGCGCAACGGCGTCTGCGCCGAGGTGCTCGCTCCCGCACCGGCCCTCCCGGACGAGGTCGCCACCGCCGCGCAGGAGCTGGCGGTGCGCATCGCGGACCGGTTGGGGGTCGTCGGCATGCTGGCCGTGGAGCTGTTCCAGACTCCGGACGGCGTCCTGGTCAACGAGCTGGCGATGCGTCCGCACAACTCCGGCCACTGGACGATCGAGGGCGCCCGCACCAGCCAGTTCGAGCAGCACCTGCGCGCCGTGCTCGACTACCCCCTCGGGTCCACGGCCATGACCGCACCGGTGGTCGTCATGGCCAACGTGCTCGGCGGCGCGGCGGCGGAGGAGGGCTGGGCCGGGCCCTCTCTCGACGAGCGCCTGCACCACCTCATGGCGCACTGGCCGGACGTGAAGCTGCACTGGTACGGCAAGGATCAGCGCCGCGGCCGCAAGCTCGGCCACGTCACGGCGCTGGGGGAGGACCTCGACGGGGTGCGCGCCCGAGCGGCCGCCGCCGCGCGGTACCTGGCCGACGGCGTGGTCGACCCGGCGTTCGCCTTCGACGACGAGCACTGA
- a CDS encoding AAA family ATPase, which yields MRLHALSVTAFGPFAGTVEVDLDDVGRDGLFLLWGPTGAGKTTLLDAVVFALYGRVPGARGEEKRLRSDHADVGTRTEVSCELTLGGERLRVVRRPEQQRPKKRGEGWATEQAKLVVSRLTDGGWEPVSTRIDEGSEHLRSRLGLDVHQFCQVVLLPQGDFARFLRAEPEHRAELLRTLFDVDRFARAEDWLAEERAAARDRMAAQRARLSTLLARVAQSADVDVPEGLAPELVGAGPGAGVLPWVQRVRASAGERLAEADARAAEAAAEVATTDAELAAARALLERYARRDQAARELTALEERGPALVPLRTERDAGRRAEPLRDVLQAAGAAALVAEQAADGLQAALRAWGPVSSGQEATTALARELRDRAAEARALLPEVERAAGLERSIAGLDRIIDELGQRCAAAEQAAAGFPARFAEQEERVAAARAAAAELPALRSALDMAEAALAAGRAAEALERQLAGFRDDVLGLRAAWADAREVWLDLRARRLDGMAAELAAGLADGADCPVCGATEHPRPATSGGERVTAADEDAAHVAADARESALTAATARLDAAERELAGLRARAATLAPGEQAALVEDLTTRVRAAAGVAAVLRSAEEQVQRLAGEREAVAARLAADREEVRARTAERDSLAAGLADLTQRLAVARAADPDLATRVARLSAVAAACEAVVAAHTDELRARVQRDTAQQVAEERAAAAGLDDVLTAVSALLPPGRLARLDRELDEHDQRLALLRGRLAEPELADLPPRPDMGSLEDRCAGATRRREEAVAELQQARRCTASLAELVGRVTAAELELAEERDWADQVTALADLAHGRGANTRRMRLQSFVLAARLEQVAEVASRRLLDMSGGRYTFLHSDTQGRHGARGGLGLDVFDEYTGVRRPTKTLSGGESFMASLALALGLADVVTAETGGVRIDTLFVDEGFGTLDAQALDAVMTVLDDLRRGGRTVGVISHLEELRTRIPTRLEVVAGRNGSRLAG from the coding sequence ATGAGGCTGCACGCTCTCTCGGTCACCGCCTTCGGGCCGTTCGCCGGAACGGTGGAGGTGGACCTGGACGACGTGGGCCGGGACGGCCTGTTCCTGCTGTGGGGTCCCACGGGAGCGGGCAAGACGACCCTGCTCGACGCAGTGGTCTTCGCCCTCTACGGCCGGGTGCCCGGCGCGCGCGGCGAGGAGAAGCGGCTCCGCAGCGACCACGCGGACGTCGGCACCCGCACCGAGGTCAGCTGCGAGCTGACGCTGGGCGGCGAGCGCCTCCGGGTCGTCCGCCGCCCCGAGCAGCAGCGGCCGAAGAAGCGCGGTGAGGGGTGGGCCACCGAGCAGGCCAAGCTCGTCGTGTCCCGGTTGACCGACGGCGGCTGGGAACCGGTCAGCACCCGGATCGACGAGGGCTCCGAGCACCTGCGCAGCCGGCTGGGCCTGGACGTCCACCAGTTCTGCCAGGTGGTGCTGCTGCCCCAGGGCGACTTCGCCCGCTTCCTGCGTGCGGAGCCCGAGCACCGGGCCGAGCTGCTGCGCACGCTCTTCGACGTCGACCGGTTCGCCCGCGCCGAGGACTGGCTGGCCGAGGAGCGCGCCGCGGCCCGCGACCGGATGGCCGCGCAGCGCGCACGGCTGAGCACCCTGCTCGCGCGCGTCGCCCAGAGCGCCGACGTCGACGTGCCGGAGGGCCTCGCGCCGGAACTCGTGGGGGCCGGGCCGGGCGCCGGCGTGCTCCCGTGGGTGCAGCGGGTCCGCGCCTCGGCCGGCGAACGCCTGGCCGAGGCGGACGCGCGGGCGGCCGAAGCCGCCGCGGAGGTCGCCACGACGGACGCCGAGCTGGCAGCCGCGCGGGCCTTGCTGGAGCGGTACGCACGCCGCGACCAGGCGGCCCGGGAGCTCACCGCGCTGGAGGAACGTGGGCCGGCTCTCGTCCCCCTGCGCACCGAACGCGACGCCGGCCGCCGGGCCGAACCACTGCGCGACGTCCTGCAGGCGGCCGGCGCCGCCGCGCTGGTCGCCGAGCAGGCAGCCGACGGTCTGCAGGCGGCGCTCCGGGCCTGGGGGCCGGTGTCCAGCGGCCAGGAGGCGACGACCGCGCTCGCCCGCGAGCTCCGCGACCGGGCGGCCGAGGCGCGGGCCCTGCTGCCGGAGGTCGAGCGGGCGGCTGGGCTGGAGCGCTCGATCGCCGGCCTCGACCGCATCATCGACGAGCTCGGCCAGCGGTGCGCGGCGGCGGAGCAGGCCGCGGCGGGGTTCCCGGCCCGGTTCGCCGAGCAGGAGGAGCGGGTCGCGGCAGCCCGCGCCGCGGCGGCGGAGCTGCCCGCCCTCCGTTCCGCGCTGGACATGGCGGAAGCGGCGCTGGCAGCGGGCCGGGCCGCCGAGGCGCTCGAGCGGCAGCTGGCCGGGTTCCGCGACGACGTCCTGGGGCTGCGTGCGGCCTGGGCCGATGCCCGCGAGGTCTGGCTGGACCTGCGCGCCCGACGGCTCGACGGCATGGCCGCCGAGCTCGCTGCCGGGCTCGCAGACGGCGCCGACTGCCCCGTCTGCGGTGCCACGGAGCACCCGCGGCCGGCCACCTCCGGCGGCGAGCGGGTCACCGCGGCCGACGAGGACGCCGCACACGTCGCCGCGGACGCGCGGGAATCCGCGCTCACCGCGGCCACCGCGCGCCTCGACGCGGCCGAACGGGAGCTCGCCGGGCTGCGCGCCCGGGCTGCCACGCTCGCCCCGGGCGAGCAGGCGGCGCTGGTCGAGGACCTGACGACGCGGGTGCGTGCGGCCGCCGGGGTGGCCGCCGTCCTGCGGTCGGCGGAGGAGCAGGTGCAGCGGCTCGCCGGGGAGCGCGAGGCGGTCGCCGCCCGGCTCGCCGCCGACCGCGAGGAGGTCCGCGCCCGGACGGCGGAGCGGGACTCACTGGCCGCGGGTCTGGCCGACCTCACACAGCGCCTGGCGGTCGCGCGCGCAGCGGACCCCGACCTGGCCACCCGTGTCGCTCGGCTGAGCGCCGTCGCCGCTGCCTGCGAGGCGGTCGTGGCCGCGCACACCGACGAGCTGCGGGCCCGGGTTCAGCGCGACACCGCGCAGCAGGTCGCCGAGGAGCGGGCGGCGGCGGCCGGCCTCGACGACGTGCTGACCGCCGTCTCCGCGCTGCTCCCGCCCGGCAGGCTGGCCCGGCTGGACCGGGAGCTGGACGAGCACGACCAGCGGCTGGCGCTGCTGCGGGGCCGCCTGGCCGAGCCGGAGCTGGCCGACCTGCCGCCCCGGCCGGACATGGGGTCGCTGGAGGACCGCTGCGCCGGTGCCACCCGGCGCCGGGAGGAGGCCGTCGCCGAGCTGCAGCAGGCCCGCCGGTGCACGGCGTCCTTGGCCGAGCTCGTCGGCCGGGTCACCGCCGCGGAGCTGGAGCTGGCCGAGGAGCGGGACTGGGCCGACCAGGTCACCGCGCTCGCCGACCTGGCGCACGGCCGCGGGGCCAACACCCGGCGGATGCGCCTCCAGTCGTTCGTGCTCGCCGCCCGCCTGGAACAGGTGGCCGAGGTCGCCAGCCGCCGGCTGCTGGACATGTCCGGCGGCCGCTACACCTTCCTGCACAGCGACACCCAGGGCCGGCACGGCGCCCGCGGTGGGCTGGGCCTGGACGTCTTCGACGAGTACACCGGTGTCCGGCGTCCGACGAAGACCCTCTCGGGCGGGGAGAGCTTCATGGCCTCCTTGGCGCTGGCGCTGGGCCTCGCGGACGTGGTCACGGCGGAGACCGGGGGCGTGCGCATCGACACGCTCTTCGTGGACGAGGGCTTCGGCACCCTCGACGCGCAGGCGCTGGACGCGGTCATGACCGTGCTCGACGACCTGCGCCGCGGTGGCCGCACCGTGGGCGTCATCAGCCACCTCGAGGAGCTGCGCACCCGCATCCCCACCCGGCTCGAGGTGGTCGCCGGGCGGAACGGATCACGGCTGGCCGGGTGA